A single region of the Vicia villosa cultivar HV-30 ecotype Madison, WI linkage group LG4, Vvil1.0, whole genome shotgun sequence genome encodes:
- the LOC131598971 gene encoding auxin-responsive protein SAUR72-like, with product MKQLIRRLSRVADSSTYTLLRTDSSTARRRRPSRRVESFRIRRSSTVVPEGHVPIYVGDEMERFVVCAELLNHPIFIKLLNESAQEYGYEQKGVLRLPCHVFVFERVLDALQHGHDTRYITELLNSEVEEEERFCC from the coding sequence ATGAAGCAGTTGATTCGTCGACTATCCCGAGTCGCTGACTCCTCAACCTACACTCTTCTCCGAACAGACTCATCAACAGCTCGTCGCCGGCGACCTTCCCGCCGAGTCGAATCGTTCCGGATCCGGAGATCTTCAACCGTTGTTCCGGAAGGACATGTCCCGATCTATGTAGGAGACGAGATGGAGAGATTCGTCGTGTGTGCGGAGCTTCTGAACCATCCGATTTTCATCAAACTTCTGAACGAATCCGCACAGGAATACGGTTACGAACAGAAAGGAGTTCTTCGATTACCGTGTCATGTTTTTGTGTTCGAGCGCGTGCTCGACGCGCTCCAACACGGACACGACACACGCTATATCACAGAGCTTCTCAATTcagaagtagaagaagaagaaagattctGCTGTTGA